In a single window of the Acinetobacter tibetensis genome:
- the gspF gene encoding type II secretion system inner membrane protein GspF produces the protein MPAYQFTAIDALGKQQKGVLEGDSARQIRQQLREKSLIPISVDPVEHKTKQQGSRWFQKKITAYDLALFTRQLSVLVAAAIPLEEALRAVAKQSEKAHVQQLIVSVRSKVLEGHSLANALQQSGRFPELYRATIAAGERSGHLDLILEQLADYTENRFAMQKKIQGAMIYPIILMLMSFAIVMGLMTYVVPDIVKTFDQNKDALPWITVALMKASAFIRVAWPFLIITTVLGIVFLLRFLKSTAGHYAFDRLTLKLPLFGKLSRGINAARFASTLSILTKSGVPLVDALRIGAAVSNNWVIRDSVDLAAEKVTEGGNLATQLERSGYFPPMMVQMIKSGEASGELDRMLERAAAMQDREVTTLISTLLALLEPLMLVLMASIVLVIVIAVMLPIVNMNNMI, from the coding sequence ATGCCTGCATATCAATTTACCGCCATTGATGCTTTAGGGAAGCAGCAAAAAGGCGTGCTAGAAGGTGATTCGGCACGACAAATACGTCAGCAATTACGTGAGAAATCTCTCATCCCGATTAGTGTCGATCCTGTAGAACACAAAACCAAACAGCAAGGATCGCGCTGGTTTCAAAAAAAGATTACCGCCTATGATTTAGCTCTTTTTACGCGTCAATTGTCGGTGTTGGTGGCTGCGGCAATTCCATTAGAAGAAGCTTTACGAGCGGTTGCCAAGCAAAGTGAAAAAGCCCATGTGCAACAATTAATTGTGTCGGTTCGTTCCAAAGTTTTGGAAGGACACTCTTTAGCCAATGCCTTGCAGCAATCTGGGCGTTTTCCTGAACTTTACCGTGCAACAATTGCGGCGGGCGAGCGTTCAGGTCATCTGGATTTGATTCTGGAGCAATTGGCAGATTACACCGAGAATCGCTTTGCCATGCAAAAGAAAATTCAAGGTGCCATGATTTACCCAATTATTTTAATGCTGATGTCTTTTGCGATTGTGATGGGGCTGATGACCTACGTGGTTCCCGATATTGTCAAAACTTTCGATCAAAATAAAGATGCTTTGCCTTGGATTACAGTTGCGCTGATGAAAGCCAGTGCCTTTATTCGCGTAGCTTGGCCATTTTTAATCATTACAACGGTGTTGGGGATCGTGTTTCTTTTACGGTTTTTAAAGAGCACCGCAGGACATTATGCTTTTGATCGTTTAACGCTCAAATTGCCATTATTTGGTAAATTATCACGTGGTATTAATGCAGCACGGTTTGCCAGTACCTTGTCTATTCTAACCAAGTCAGGTGTACCGCTAGTAGATGCATTACGCATTGGTGCTGCGGTCAGCAATAACTGGGTGATTCGGGATTCGGTCGATTTGGCGGCTGAAAAAGTTACGGAAGGAGGCAACTTGGCCACCCAACTGGAGCGCAGTGGTTATTTCCCCCCGATGATGGTACAAATGATCAAAAGTGGCGAAGCCTCAGGTGAATTAGATCGCATGTTGGAGCGTGCTGCGGCCATGCAAGATCGAGAAGTTACGACCCTAATTTCGACTTTATTGGCGTTACTTGAACCGCTAATGTTGGTGCTTATGGCCAGTATTGTATTGGTGATTGTGATTGCAGTGATGCTGCCGATCGTTAATATGAACAATATGATTTAA
- the gspG gene encoding type II secretion system major pseudopilin GspG gives MQVNKYQTKQSGFTLIEVMVVIVILGVLAALIVPNVMGRGEKAKVDTTVITLKGVAGALDQYKLDNGKYPSMQDGGLDALVNQPASAKNWMQGGYVKGGYPKDSWENDIQYINPGAEGRAFDLYSFGADGKEGGEGTDADIYYQP, from the coding sequence ATGCAAGTGAATAAATATCAAACCAAACAATCGGGTTTTACTTTAATTGAAGTGATGGTGGTGATTGTTATTTTAGGGGTGTTGGCTGCGCTGATTGTACCGAATGTCATGGGGCGTGGTGAAAAAGCCAAAGTCGATACCACGGTGATCACCTTAAAAGGGGTTGCAGGTGCGCTGGATCAATATAAATTAGATAATGGTAAATACCCATCGATGCAAGATGGTGGTTTAGATGCCTTGGTGAATCAGCCCGCGTCGGCAAAAAATTGGATGCAGGGTGGTTATGTCAAAGGTGGTTATCCAAAAGACAGTTGGGAAAATGATATTCAATACATTAACCCAGGTGCTGAAGGTCGTGCTTTCGATTTATATTCGTTTGGTGCCGATGGTAAAGAAGGTGGCGAAGGGACTGATGCCGATATTTATTATCAACCTTAA
- a CDS encoding DnaJ C-terminal domain-containing protein translates to MSKNYYEILGVPRNAPPDQIKKAYRKLARKYHPDISKESDAEARMQELNIAYDTLSNEEKKKEYDFILDHPEGFSGFGGQAGASGFDDAQFYRQGFNQGNSSDFSGFEDLFGRFGTGFGGGSYQYKQKQSSFRGEDQHAKLEIDLDVAFHGTSQQITLQIPSINAYGEPEVQRKTLEVKIPKGMKEGQQIRLAGQGQTGIRGGENGDLYIEIYYKDTAQYRVEGADIYYTLPVTPWEAALGQQIELLTPAGTKVQVNLPKNAKTGQQLRLKNQGIPNKTAGHLFLILNIVNPPAQNAEQEQAYRAFAEAFKQFKPRQL, encoded by the coding sequence ATGTCTAAAAATTATTATGAAATTCTAGGAGTACCACGCAATGCTCCTCCCGACCAAATTAAAAAAGCCTATCGGAAGCTAGCGCGAAAGTACCACCCTGATATTAGTAAAGAAAGTGATGCTGAAGCCCGTATGCAAGAACTTAACATCGCATACGACACGCTGAGTAACGAAGAAAAGAAAAAAGAATATGACTTCATCCTAGATCATCCTGAAGGCTTTTCAGGATTTGGGGGACAGGCAGGTGCATCTGGGTTTGATGATGCTCAATTTTATCGACAAGGATTTAACCAAGGTAATTCTTCAGATTTTTCAGGCTTTGAAGACTTATTTGGTCGCTTTGGAACTGGTTTTGGAGGAGGGAGTTATCAATATAAACAAAAACAGTCATCTTTTCGGGGTGAAGATCAACATGCCAAGCTAGAGATTGACTTAGATGTTGCCTTTCATGGCACTTCTCAACAAATTACGCTGCAAATTCCAAGCATTAATGCTTATGGTGAACCTGAAGTCCAACGTAAAACCCTAGAAGTCAAAATTCCGAAAGGAATGAAAGAAGGACAACAAATTCGCTTGGCAGGTCAAGGACAAACAGGTATCCGTGGAGGTGAAAATGGTGATTTGTATATCGAAATTTACTACAAAGATACCGCGCAATACCGCGTTGAAGGTGCGGATATTTATTACACGCTGCCTGTGACCCCATGGGAAGCCGCGTTAGGACAACAAATTGAATTACTCACGCCAGCAGGTACTAAAGTTCAGGTGAACCTCCCCAAAAATGCCAAAACAGGACAACAATTACGTTTAAAAAATCAAGGGATTCCCAATAAAACAGCAGGACATTTATTCTTGATTCTAAATATTGTGAATCCACCTGCACAAAACGCTGAGCAAGAACAAGCTTACCGCGCTTTTGCTGAAGCCTTTAAGCAGTTTAAGCCTCGACAACTTTAA
- a CDS encoding DUF2147 domain-containing protein, translated as MGTRFLSRTVFVTTLLCSTYSLATTDPLIGRWKTMDDRTGHSLADVIISKNQHNIYSAQVIEIRSLSGKDKLTTCHKCTGHLKNQPMIGLTILSGLKKNPEKHNQYIEGKFLDPLSGHHYASEAHLVQHAKYLQIRAQEAGSSNVRQMTWVKVQ; from the coding sequence ATGGGAACTCGCTTTCTTTCCCGTACGGTTTTCGTTACAACTTTGCTGTGCAGCACCTACAGCTTAGCAACCACTGATCCTCTGATTGGCAGATGGAAAACCATGGATGATCGTACAGGTCACTCACTGGCAGATGTCATCATCAGTAAAAACCAGCATAATATATACAGTGCACAAGTGATCGAAATACGCTCATTATCAGGCAAGGATAAACTGACCACTTGCCACAAATGTACAGGCCATTTAAAAAATCAACCGATGATTGGCTTAACCATTTTATCGGGTTTAAAGAAAAACCCTGAAAAGCACAACCAATATATTGAAGGCAAATTTCTTGATCCGCTTTCAGGACATCATTATGCTTCGGAAGCACATTTAGTTCAGCACGCCAAATATTTGCAAATTCGCGCTCAAGAGGCTGGTTCTTCGAATGTTCGCCAGATGACATGGGTGAAAGTCCAGTAA
- a CDS encoding primosomal protein N' codes for MPNTVSPPFVPYRIRVAVPAHVYDCFDYQISADDYAQAKVGARVAVPFGSRNLIGVIMQKLTPDTPENPKFKLKPIQALLDDDAILDSKVLTLLTWAAQYYQFPIGEVVQSALPSLLRQGKPYDLLAHMWRLLDLHADEKVKRSEKQQHAYKILKLHPAGTAENILNLAGIETATLKALEKKGICEAYLEQKDFSPQALSLAQMPLTANPDQKHAIQQVLKSLSSYHAYLLDGLTGSGKTEVYLQIMYEVLKQGKQVLVLVPEIGLTPQTISRFQSRFHCHIALLHSGLTDAKRLQAWQSAQMGKASIILGTRSAIYTPLHNLGLIILDEEHDLSFKQQEGFRYHARDVALYRAHLENCPIILGSATPSMESYALADQGKLTRLELNERAGTALLPKLHILDLKVGRKQHGFSQFLLDEMHKRLARKEQVLIFLNRRGYAPVLICESCAWQAKCPHCDANFTIHTQPYQHLHCHHCGTIHRMPDHCPQCHHTELKPIGMGTVKVEESLKELFPEFEVIRVDRDSTSRVGSWQKIYDRIQKSEPIILLGTQMLAKGHHFPYVSLVAILDIDSGLLSVDFRAPERTAQLIVQVAGRAGRGEKKGDVYLQTLRPEHPLLHTLVDGDYRQFARQTLKERQQALFPPFRYAALIRCESKSQEQNQQYLTEHAQQLRQISELNIDIWGPIPAPMERKAGRYQAHMVLLSQDRARLHYYLRAWWQNMLQHKPANMKLSLDIDPQELS; via the coding sequence ATGCCAAATACAGTATCGCCCCCTTTCGTGCCTTATCGGATTCGCGTAGCCGTTCCAGCCCATGTTTATGACTGTTTCGACTATCAAATTTCCGCAGATGATTATGCGCAGGCGAAGGTTGGAGCGCGTGTTGCTGTGCCCTTTGGATCTCGAAATTTAATTGGTGTGATTATGCAAAAACTCACACCTGACACTCCTGAGAATCCCAAGTTTAAGCTAAAACCCATTCAAGCTTTGCTAGATGACGATGCCATTCTAGACAGTAAAGTTTTAACTTTGTTGACATGGGCAGCGCAATATTATCAATTTCCAATTGGTGAAGTGGTGCAAAGCGCCTTGCCAAGCTTATTACGTCAAGGCAAACCGTATGATCTGTTGGCCCACATGTGGCGGCTGCTTGACCTACATGCAGATGAAAAAGTTAAACGCTCTGAAAAACAACAACATGCTTATAAAATTTTAAAACTCCACCCCGCAGGTACGGCAGAAAATATTCTGAATTTGGCGGGCATTGAAACCGCGACTTTAAAAGCGCTGGAAAAGAAAGGCATCTGTGAAGCCTATTTAGAACAAAAAGATTTTAGCCCACAAGCCCTGAGTTTGGCGCAAATGCCACTGACCGCCAATCCCGATCAAAAGCATGCCATTCAGCAGGTATTGAAATCGCTCTCGTCTTATCATGCCTATTTACTGGATGGTTTAACGGGCAGTGGTAAAACAGAAGTTTACTTGCAAATCATGTACGAGGTACTAAAACAAGGCAAACAAGTGTTGGTCTTAGTGCCTGAAATTGGCTTGACACCACAAACCATCAGCCGTTTTCAATCGCGTTTCCACTGCCATATTGCCCTGCTGCACTCAGGACTGACAGATGCTAAACGTTTACAAGCATGGCAAAGTGCACAAATGGGCAAAGCCTCGATTATTTTAGGCACACGTTCCGCAATTTATACCCCATTGCACAATTTAGGCTTAATCATTTTAGATGAAGAGCATGATCTGTCTTTTAAACAGCAAGAAGGCTTTCGTTATCATGCTCGTGATGTCGCGCTCTATCGCGCGCATTTGGAAAACTGTCCCATTATTTTAGGTTCAGCAACACCGAGCATGGAAAGTTATGCACTGGCCGATCAAGGTAAACTGACCCGACTAGAATTAAATGAACGTGCAGGCACAGCACTGTTGCCCAAATTACATATCTTGGATTTAAAAGTCGGGCGCAAACAGCATGGTTTTAGTCAGTTTTTACTGGATGAAATGCACAAGCGTCTAGCGCGCAAAGAACAAGTACTGATTTTTCTCAATCGACGGGGCTATGCCCCTGTACTGATTTGTGAAAGTTGTGCTTGGCAAGCGAAATGTCCGCATTGTGATGCCAACTTTACTATACATACCCAACCTTATCAGCATTTGCATTGTCATCATTGTGGCACCATTCATCGCATGCCAGACCATTGCCCGCAATGTCATCACACTGAGCTCAAACCGATTGGCATGGGCACCGTCAAAGTTGAAGAAAGTTTAAAAGAACTCTTTCCAGAATTTGAAGTCATTCGGGTCGATCGAGATTCCACCAGTCGTGTTGGTAGCTGGCAAAAAATTTATGATCGCATTCAAAAAAGCGAGCCGATTATTTTACTCGGCACGCAAATGCTTGCCAAAGGGCATCATTTTCCCTATGTCTCTTTGGTGGCAATTCTAGACATTGATTCAGGCTTACTCAGTGTCGATTTCCGTGCACCAGAACGCACTGCCCAACTCATTGTTCAAGTGGCGGGGCGCGCAGGTCGTGGTGAGAAAAAAGGCGATGTCTATTTACAGACCTTACGCCCAGAACACCCGTTATTGCACACTTTAGTGGATGGTGATTATCGACAATTTGCTCGCCAGACGTTGAAAGAACGACAACAGGCGTTATTTCCACCGTTTCGTTATGCTGCGCTGATTCGCTGTGAATCGAAAAGTCAGGAACAAAATCAACAGTATCTTACCGAACACGCACAACAACTGCGTCAGATTTCCGAACTCAACATCGATATTTGGGGACCTATTCCTGCACCAATGGAACGTAAAGCGGGTCGTTATCAAGCGCATATGGTGCTATTGTCTCAAGATCGGGCACGTTTACATTATTATTTGAGAGCATGGTGGCAAAACATGTTGCAGCACAAACCTGCCAACATGAAACTGAGTCTGGATATAGACCCACAGGAATTGAGTTGA
- a CDS encoding Hsp33 family molecular chaperone HslO yields MSDIRQRFYIEDCPVRGEVVHLEETLQTILAQRDYAQAVQILLGEMLSATALLASTLKIKGRISLQIQASGTFKWAMAECNHLGEVRALADYEEDPRFHAATDSSTVLKALSNPILFINIEPEFGERYQGIVPLDQPTLAGCLMQYYDLSAQIPTRIVLASTAQRSGGLLIQLLPRISEEEQQRIDEDLWPRLTMLTETLKIDELTDLDANEILYRLYNEEDVRLPEIEQLKFGCTCSKERCANALQQIGVEAVRETLEHQNPIAMDCQFCNTQYQFTAEEALGLFGEHLS; encoded by the coding sequence ATGTCTGATATACGTCAACGCTTTTATATTGAAGATTGCCCTGTTCGTGGTGAAGTCGTTCATTTGGAAGAAACCTTACAAACGATTCTTGCCCAACGTGACTATGCACAAGCCGTACAAATTTTACTGGGTGAAATGCTCAGTGCAACCGCCTTGCTTGCCAGCACGCTGAAAATTAAAGGGCGTATCAGCTTACAAATTCAAGCCTCTGGAACATTTAAATGGGCCATGGCAGAATGCAACCATTTAGGTGAAGTTCGTGCCTTAGCCGACTATGAAGAAGATCCGCGTTTCCACGCCGCAACTGACAGCAGTACGGTGCTAAAAGCGCTCAGTAATCCAATTCTTTTTATTAACATTGAACCTGAATTTGGTGAGCGTTATCAAGGGATTGTACCTTTAGATCAACCTACATTAGCGGGCTGCTTAATGCAGTATTATGATCTTTCAGCGCAAATTCCTACCCGTATTGTATTGGCAAGTACAGCGCAACGCTCGGGTGGTTTACTCATTCAGTTGTTACCGCGCATCAGTGAAGAAGAACAGCAACGGATCGATGAAGATTTATGGCCACGTCTGACTATGCTGACTGAAACATTAAAAATCGATGAGCTGACAGACTTAGATGCCAATGAAATTCTGTATCGTTTATACAATGAAGAAGACGTTCGCCTACCTGAAATTGAACAATTAAAGTTTGGCTGTACCTGTTCTAAAGAACGTTGTGCCAATGCTTTACAACAAATTGGCGTAGAAGCCGTACGTGAAACACTAGAGCATCAAAATCCGATTGCTATGGATTGCCAATTCTGTAATACCCAATATCAGTTCACGGCCGAAGAAGCCCTCGGTTTATTTGGCGAACATTTAAGTTAA
- the lnt gene encoding apolipoprotein N-acyltransferase: protein MRTYFHALLTSSQQQKQLPMIFPLIISLCSGAMLSFALAPYYYWWIALLSPALLYACLRQRSAKHAFFIGWSYGFGLWFVGAFWLYTSIHVYGDTSAVLSVLMIAIMALAMGLFTALQTWIYRRFFPETPLTFAPLWVFFEWAKTWVFTGFPWLFVGYAFTERFLDGYAPLFGVFGVSFVVILLACAIVEILNKRLFWLVPSLILLLGAWGVAQLQFVQPKNEKPLSVSLIQGNIPQDLKWLTEYQTQTLMIYAELSRSEWGRDLIVWPESSIPMFQTDIQPFLNAMKVQAQKTDTGWVTGIPYWDLKASQQQGSPMFYNSIMALGSQSEGLYKKQRLVPFGEYIPLSGMLSWVLPALQNDPTMSGFSRGASDQQPLHIKQHNLAAAICYEVAYPNLTRRNASNSDFLVTVSNDAWFTGTAGPWQHLQMVQMRAKENGRWFIRATNTGVTAFIDHQGHIVRQAPIDQKAVLRGDLPAMQGQTLYNRLSDWPILGFSALLLIMGWFFRPRKVDISFKSRR from the coding sequence ATGAGAACATACTTTCATGCGCTGTTAACGTCTTCACAACAACAAAAACAGCTCCCCATGATTTTCCCTTTGATTATTTCCCTTTGTTCGGGTGCCATGTTGAGTTTTGCATTGGCGCCTTACTATTACTGGTGGATTGCCCTACTTTCCCCTGCCTTACTCTATGCCTGCTTGCGCCAACGTTCAGCCAAACACGCATTCTTCATTGGCTGGAGTTATGGCTTTGGGCTGTGGTTTGTTGGTGCTTTTTGGCTCTACACCTCCATTCATGTCTACGGCGATACCAGTGCCGTGCTCAGTGTGCTCATGATTGCCATTATGGCACTGGCAATGGGACTCTTCACCGCACTACAAACTTGGATATATCGCAGATTTTTCCCAGAAACACCACTCACCTTTGCTCCGCTTTGGGTGTTTTTTGAATGGGCGAAAACCTGGGTCTTTACTGGCTTTCCATGGCTGTTTGTCGGCTATGCGTTTACCGAACGCTTCCTCGATGGCTATGCCCCGCTGTTTGGCGTATTCGGGGTGTCTTTCGTCGTCATCCTCTTGGCCTGCGCGATTGTGGAAATCCTCAACAAACGTCTATTCTGGTTGGTTCCTTCGCTGATTTTACTGCTCGGGGCTTGGGGGGTTGCACAACTACAGTTTGTTCAACCTAAGAATGAAAAACCACTTTCAGTTTCTCTGATTCAAGGCAATATTCCGCAAGACTTAAAATGGCTGACCGAATACCAAACCCAGACCTTAATGATCTATGCTGAACTCAGTCGTAGTGAATGGGGACGTGATTTAATCGTTTGGCCTGAATCTTCCATTCCAATGTTCCAAACCGACATTCAGCCATTTTTAAATGCCATGAAAGTTCAAGCGCAAAAAACGGATACGGGATGGGTTACAGGAATTCCTTATTGGGATTTAAAAGCATCTCAGCAACAAGGCTCCCCAATGTTCTATAACAGCATCATGGCTTTGGGCAGTCAATCCGAAGGACTGTATAAAAAACAACGTCTGGTGCCCTTTGGTGAATACATTCCCCTATCTGGTATGCTGAGTTGGGTATTGCCCGCCTTACAAAATGACCCGACTATGAGTGGTTTTTCACGTGGTGCATCCGATCAGCAACCCTTACATATCAAACAGCATAATTTAGCCGCTGCAATTTGCTATGAAGTGGCTTATCCGAATCTAACACGACGGAATGCCAGCAACAGTGACTTCCTTGTGACCGTTTCTAATGATGCGTGGTTTACAGGTACGGCAGGCCCTTGGCAACATTTACAAATGGTGCAAATGCGCGCCAAAGAGAATGGGCGTTGGTTTATTCGTGCCACCAATACTGGTGTAACTGCCTTTATTGATCATCAAGGGCATATTGTGCGCCAAGCGCCGATTGATCAAAAAGCAGTACTACGGGGTGATTTACCTGCAATGCAAGGTCAGACACTCTACAATCGTCTAAGTGACTGGCCAATCCTCGGATTTTCAGCGCTACTTTTGATTATGGGTTGGTTCTTCCGCCCACGAAAAGTTGATATTTCATTTAAAAGCAGACGCTAA
- a CDS encoding YdcH family protein — MKTKECNKKVKLMFPEHREIIPQLRQDNPHFAKIFEEHAELDQEIYQRELNPVFRINDDIEALKRKKLRLKDEIYRLLQHHVNSQA, encoded by the coding sequence ATGAAGACAAAAGAATGTAATAAGAAAGTTAAACTGATGTTTCCTGAGCATCGTGAAATTATTCCACAGTTGCGTCAGGATAATCCGCATTTTGCGAAAATTTTCGAAGAACACGCAGAGTTGGATCAGGAAATTTACCAACGTGAGTTGAATCCAGTGTTTCGTATCAATGATGATATTGAAGCGTTAAAGCGTAAAAAACTGCGTCTCAAGGATGAGATTTATCGCTTACTGCAACATCATGTAAATTCACAAGCCTAA
- a CDS encoding monovalent cation:proton antiporter-2 (CPA2) family protein translates to MSLLLQITLFLGAALMVVPLLKRFGIATVLGYLITGILLGPHVLNIANDPEAIQKLAEFGVILLMFLIGLELRPQRLWNLRQSIFVMGSAQVGITALVIGCILLLVLQQGMAASLVIGSALALSSTAFVLQLLTEKQQLNTSYGQQSFSILLFQDIAAIPLIAVIPLLAGVESTHYGIAYFAAIVAAFTGLFLFSRYLIRPFFRFVAKTGAHELITAVGLFIVLAVVMLMDLLNISTTLGAFLTGVLLADSEFRHELEASIAPFKGLLLGLFFMTVGMLTPIHILWQQPVFILAGAVLLLLVKFTTLTAIARYYQVSWPNSLLLASCLAQGGEFAFVVFSVAQDEQLISAASIAPITLIVIISMMLTPILYWVIRQGVVPRLTPVTVPEYDDIPEQHSAMIIAGFGRFGQIIARIAHLQHQKFTAIDSNLEKVDFVRNYGGHLYYGDATHPDILRAAGIEHAKVFILAIDDIEDSMNVARHIRLNYPELQLLVRARDRHHVHLLRDLGVQHIWRETYLSSLGMAYKALCDLGISETDAQKSIELFRDYDEQLLAQQQRVYTDEQKVYESHRNALAELEHLFERDTEIRMVETGVNLQRGLDSTRIDVTRDEAN, encoded by the coding sequence ATGTCGTTATTGTTGCAAATCACGCTTTTTTTAGGTGCCGCGCTGATGGTGGTGCCACTACTAAAACGATTCGGCATTGCTACAGTCTTGGGATATTTAATCACAGGGATTCTTTTGGGACCTCACGTCCTGAACATTGCCAATGATCCCGAAGCTATTCAGAAACTCGCTGAATTCGGCGTCATTCTTTTGATGTTTTTAATTGGTCTAGAACTAAGACCACAACGACTCTGGAATTTACGTCAATCTATTTTTGTCATGGGCAGCGCCCAAGTCGGCATCACGGCGCTCGTCATTGGATGCATCCTCTTATTGGTGTTGCAACAAGGTATGGCTGCCAGTTTGGTCATTGGTAGTGCACTGGCGTTGTCATCCACCGCCTTTGTGTTGCAACTGCTCACAGAAAAGCAGCAACTGAATACCAGTTATGGACAGCAATCTTTCTCTATTTTACTGTTTCAAGACATCGCAGCGATTCCTCTGATTGCCGTGATTCCTCTTCTGGCAGGCGTAGAATCAACGCATTATGGCATTGCTTATTTTGCTGCCATTGTGGCGGCATTTACAGGACTATTCCTTTTTAGCCGTTATTTAATTCGCCCCTTTTTCCGTTTTGTAGCCAAAACAGGTGCGCATGAACTGATTACTGCGGTTGGGCTATTTATTGTTTTAGCCGTGGTGATGTTGATGGATCTACTCAATATCAGCACCACACTAGGTGCATTCTTAACGGGAGTATTATTGGCAGATTCCGAGTTCCGACATGAACTGGAAGCCAGTATTGCACCATTTAAAGGACTGTTACTGGGTCTGTTTTTTATGACGGTGGGCATGCTGACCCCCATTCATATTTTATGGCAACAACCTGTGTTTATTCTGGCAGGCGCAGTACTCCTCTTGCTGGTTAAGTTTACGACGCTCACGGCGATTGCGCGTTATTATCAGGTCTCTTGGCCCAACAGCTTGCTGCTTGCCAGTTGTTTGGCACAGGGTGGAGAGTTTGCCTTTGTGGTGTTCAGCGTAGCACAAGATGAACAACTTATTTCTGCTGCCAGCATTGCACCCATCACCCTCATCGTGATTATCTCCATGATGTTGACCCCAATTTTGTATTGGGTGATTCGCCAAGGTGTGGTGCCGCGTCTTACGCCTGTTACAGTCCCTGAATATGATGATATTCCTGAACAACACTCCGCCATGATTATTGCGGGCTTTGGTCGGTTTGGACAAATCATTGCCCGTATCGCGCATTTACAGCATCAAAAATTTACCGCCATCGACAGTAATTTAGAAAAAGTCGATTTTGTACGTAACTATGGTGGTCATTTATATTATGGCGATGCCACCCATCCTGATATTTTAAGAGCTGCGGGCATTGAACACGCCAAGGTGTTTATTTTAGCCATTGATGATATTGAAGACTCGATGAATGTGGCACGGCATATCCGCCTCAATTACCCCGAGTTACAGTTATTAGTCAGAGCACGAGATCGACATCATGTACACTTATTACGTGACTTGGGTGTCCAGCACATTTGGCGAGAAACCTATTTATCTTCACTTGGTATGGCATATAAAGCCTTGTGTGATTTAGGCATTAGCGAAACCGATGCCCAAAAAAGTATTGAGTTATTTCGCGATTATGATGAACAACTCTTGGCACAGCAACAACGCGTTTATACCGACGAACAAAAGGTATATGAATCGCACCGAAACGCCCTTGCTGAGCTGGAACATTTGTTTGAGCGTGATACAGAAATTCGAATGGTAGAAACAGGTGTAAATTTACAACGTGGTTTAGATTCTACCCGAATAGATGTGACACGAGATGAAGCAAATTGA
- a CDS encoding chaperone modulator CbpM produces MTTIHYREIICDGYSTAEIVDEHRSFDLKHFAEACGQSPEWVLQLLEYDILATRPEERIHQFFGEDVTRARKAYRLQRDFDASFSAVAMMLDLIDEVQQLRRQVRHAHIQES; encoded by the coding sequence ATGACAACTATTCATTATCGAGAAATTATTTGCGACGGTTATAGCACCGCAGAGATCGTCGATGAACATCGTAGTTTCGATTTAAAACACTTTGCCGAAGCCTGTGGTCAAAGCCCAGAATGGGTTTTACAACTACTGGAATACGATATTTTAGCCACACGCCCAGAAGAGCGGATTCATCAATTCTTTGGTGAAGATGTCACCCGTGCGCGTAAAGCCTATCGTTTACAACGTGACTTTGATGCCAGTTTTTCAGCAGTCGCTATGATGTTGGATCTTATTGATGAAGTACAACAATTACGTCGCCAAGTTCGACATGCTCACATACAAGAATCATAA